A stretch of Paenibacillus mucilaginosus 3016 DNA encodes these proteins:
- a CDS encoding M56 family metallopeptidase: MSLCTSMCLLAQMGLYVVQGITGQPVGYNFFLHCTALAESLGLAWVVYVLDGVVVFTMLLLFWGAAKQIYFSLRAKGRLSRLHDAELTALLTERYGLGPGELQVIDHPDAIALTMGLLRPKIVLSTGLLQMLEPGELEAIVYHEQFHLQHRDPLKTMLMTGCADVLWYIPILKWNSKQYSAAREVLADAAAIRKTGEPVHLGSALLKLLKRKQVHSYAFAYASFAETSINYRIQQLIDPQAVQALSFPLKRMMISLKVAAVLSAMFLIEFLYL, encoded by the coding sequence TTGAGTTTGTGCACCTCGATGTGTTTGCTGGCCCAGATGGGGCTCTATGTGGTTCAAGGAATCACGGGACAGCCGGTCGGGTATAACTTCTTCCTTCACTGCACGGCCCTGGCCGAGTCGCTGGGTCTCGCATGGGTGGTCTACGTGCTGGATGGGGTTGTGGTTTTCACGATGCTGCTGCTCTTCTGGGGCGCTGCCAAGCAGATCTACTTCTCCCTGCGTGCGAAGGGCAGGCTCAGTCGTCTGCACGATGCGGAGCTGACGGCGCTGCTCACAGAGCGGTACGGTCTCGGTCCCGGCGAGCTTCAGGTGATTGATCACCCGGACGCCATCGCACTGACCATGGGGCTTCTTCGTCCGAAGATCGTTCTGTCCACAGGCCTTCTGCAAATGCTGGAGCCGGGGGAGCTGGAGGCGATCGTCTACCACGAACAGTTTCACCTGCAGCACCGGGATCCGCTGAAGACGATGCTGATGACCGGATGTGCCGATGTGTTGTGGTATATCCCGATCCTGAAGTGGAATTCCAAGCAGTACAGCGCAGCGAGGGAGGTACTGGCTGATGCCGCGGCCATCCGGAAGACGGGCGAGCCCGTTCATCTGGGGAGCGCGCTGCTCAAGCTGCTGAAGCGCAAGCAGGTTCATTCTTATGCTTTTGCCTATGCTTCGTTTGCCGAAACATCCATCAATTATAGAATCCAACAGCTGATCGACCCGCAGGCCGTACAAGCCCTGTCCTTTCCGCTGAAACGGATGATGATATCTCTGAAGGTCGCAGCCGTACTGTCGGCTATGTTTCTTATAGAGTTTCTATATCTCTAG
- a CDS encoding BlaI/MecI/CopY family transcriptional regulator, with product MRTGKSGYHQRGLERFFGPLEAKIMEILWAHPHQSIKDVQIRLEKEKDLNYNTVMTVMNRLLEKGILTKTMEGRTSMYSPVQSKAHFLESQSKEISHSLVEDFGPLVVNHMLDALDEADPQLLAKLEQKIKQLKEGK from the coding sequence ATGCGTACAGGAAAATCGGGTTATCATCAGCGAGGGCTCGAGCGCTTCTTCGGACCGCTTGAGGCGAAGATTATGGAAATCCTGTGGGCCCATCCCCACCAGTCCATCAAGGATGTGCAGATCCGCCTGGAGAAAGAGAAGGACCTGAATTACAACACGGTCATGACCGTCATGAACCGCCTGCTGGAGAAAGGGATTCTGACCAAGACGATGGAAGGGCGCACCTCGATGTATTCTCCGGTGCAGTCCAAGGCGCATTTTCTCGAGAGCCAATCAAAGGAAATATCGCACAGCCTCGTCGAGGATTTCGGTCCCCTGGTTGTCAACCATATGCTGGATGCACTGGATGAGGCTGATCCGCAGCTGCTCGCCAAGCTGGAGCAGAAAATCAAACAACTCAAAGAGGGGAAATAA